A DNA window from Paraburkholderia sp. IMGN_8 contains the following coding sequences:
- a CDS encoding glycine betaine ABC transporter substrate-binding protein: MRLIRKVLVLSALGAALAATSAGVSADAKPTIKIGYVEGWDDSVATSNVAARVIEKRLGYQVQLVPVAAGVMWQGVARGDLDATLSAWLPVTHGAYWNNFKEKVVDLGPNFNDAKIGLIVPENADVTTVGDLEAKKAEFGSRIVGIDAGAGVMQKTSEAIKAYNLNYQLMPSSGSAMTAELARSEAASKPIIVTGWKPHWMFAKYKLKFLDDPKKVFGESEHVDSVVNPDLEKKAPPVVAFLKKFQWKPGEIDSVMLATQNGEKPTAAADAWIGAHADRVDSWVK; encoded by the coding sequence ATGAGACTGATCAGGAAGGTATTGGTATTGAGCGCGTTGGGTGCAGCGCTGGCTGCAACGAGCGCGGGTGTGTCGGCCGATGCGAAGCCGACCATCAAGATCGGCTATGTGGAAGGATGGGATGACAGCGTCGCGACCTCGAACGTGGCCGCACGCGTGATCGAGAAGCGGCTCGGCTACCAGGTGCAACTTGTGCCGGTCGCAGCCGGTGTGATGTGGCAGGGCGTGGCGCGCGGCGATCTCGACGCGACGTTGTCCGCGTGGCTGCCGGTCACGCACGGCGCGTACTGGAATAACTTCAAGGAAAAGGTCGTCGACCTCGGCCCGAACTTCAACGACGCGAAGATCGGTTTGATCGTGCCTGAGAATGCCGACGTGACGACGGTCGGCGATCTGGAAGCGAAGAAGGCGGAGTTCGGCTCGCGCATCGTCGGTATCGATGCCGGCGCGGGCGTGATGCAGAAGACCAGCGAAGCGATCAAGGCCTACAACCTCAATTATCAGCTGATGCCGAGCTCGGGCAGCGCGATGACCGCGGAACTGGCGCGCTCGGAAGCCGCGAGCAAGCCGATCATCGTGACCGGCTGGAAGCCGCATTGGATGTTCGCGAAGTACAAGCTCAAATTCCTCGACGATCCGAAGAAAGTGTTCGGCGAATCGGAGCACGTGGATAGCGTCGTGAATCCGGATCTTGAGAAGAAGGCGCCGCCGGTGGTTGCGTTCCTCAAGAAGTTCCAGTGGAAACCGGGTGAGATCGACAGCGTGATGCTGGCCACGCAGAACGGTGAGAAGCCGACTGCTGCTGCCGATGCGTGGATTGGTGCGCATGCGGATCGCGTGGATAGTTGGGTGAAGTGA
- a CDS encoding hybrid-cluster NAD(P)-dependent oxidoreductase: protein MMRDQATLQLSPEPAPNRVTQPRFWETLPARWNSDTDDTLVCCQVRQETHDVKSFFFRAPSERAFVFEPGQFITLELDIDGEAVNRCYTISSPPTRPHTISITVKRVPGGKVSNWLHDNLHAGAQVRVLGPSGEFTCARHPARKFLFLSAGSGITPLMSMSRAHHELGEDSDIVFVHSARTPDDIIFARELDLIASNQANFRTAFVCERLGARTNWPGVTGFLTLPLLKLIAPDFLEREIFTCGPTPYMQAVRNLLDEGGFDRRRYHEESFSFETVSEVAAQLTTALVADVLQTADVERFADAREQAPGFAPAPVETETKFKVSFAKSHREIECGGGQHVLDAAKKAGVRLPASCTQGMCGTCKVKLVSGEVDMKHAGGIRQREIDQGMVLLCCSKPLSDLVVDK, encoded by the coding sequence ATGATGCGCGATCAGGCGACGCTTCAGCTCAGCCCCGAGCCGGCTCCAAACCGTGTCACACAACCGCGGTTCTGGGAGACGCTGCCCGCGCGCTGGAACAGCGATACCGACGACACGCTGGTGTGCTGCCAGGTCCGCCAGGAAACGCACGACGTCAAGAGCTTTTTCTTTCGCGCACCGTCCGAGCGGGCGTTCGTGTTCGAGCCCGGGCAGTTCATTACGCTGGAACTCGACATCGACGGCGAGGCGGTGAATCGCTGCTACACGATCTCGTCGCCGCCGACACGCCCGCACACCATTTCGATCACCGTCAAGCGTGTACCGGGCGGCAAGGTGTCGAACTGGTTGCACGACAATCTGCACGCCGGGGCGCAGGTTCGCGTGCTTGGGCCATCCGGTGAATTCACCTGTGCACGGCACCCGGCGCGCAAGTTCCTGTTCCTCTCGGCCGGTTCGGGCATCACGCCGCTAATGTCGATGAGCCGCGCGCATCACGAACTCGGCGAGGATAGCGACATCGTGTTCGTGCACAGCGCGCGTACGCCGGACGACATCATCTTCGCGCGCGAGCTGGATCTGATCGCGTCGAATCAGGCCAATTTCCGCACGGCGTTCGTTTGTGAACGGCTCGGTGCGCGCACCAACTGGCCGGGCGTAACGGGCTTTCTGACGTTGCCGCTGCTGAAGCTCATCGCGCCGGATTTTCTGGAGCGCGAGATTTTCACTTGCGGACCCACGCCGTACATGCAGGCGGTGCGCAATCTGCTGGATGAGGGCGGCTTCGATCGCCGCCGCTATCACGAAGAAAGTTTTTCGTTCGAGACGGTCAGCGAAGTGGCCGCGCAGTTGACGACCGCGCTCGTCGCGGACGTGCTGCAGACTGCGGATGTGGAGCGCTTTGCGGATGCGCGTGAACAGGCGCCGGGTTTCGCGCCGGCTCCCGTCGAGACGGAAACGAAATTCAAAGTGAGCTTCGCGAAGAGTCATCGCGAGATCGAGTGCGGCGGCGGCCAGCACGTGCTCGACGCCGCCAAAAAAGCCGGCGTGCGGCTGCCGGCGTCTTGCACGCAAGGCATGTGCGGCACCTGCAAGGTCAAACTCGTATCAGGCGAAGTCGATATGAAACACGCGGGCGGGATTCGTCAGCGCGAGATCGACCAGGGGATGGTGCTGCTGTGTTGCAGCAAGCCGCTGAGCGATCTCGTGGTGGATAAGTAA
- a CDS encoding aromatic ring-hydroxylating dioxygenase subunit alpha — MKVSADVRAMIERRKKSYTLEAPFYTSEDIFALDMDAIFRQHWIQVAVEPDVPEAGDYITVEIGHDSILIVRDDDMQVRAFHNVCRHRGSRLCNTEKGSLGNIVCPYHSWTYNLNGELMFAEHMGDQFDRCKHSLKTVHVENLAGLIFICLADNPPADFAVMRAAMEPYLLPHDLAGCKVAASIDIIEEGNWKLTMENNRECYHCVANHPELTISLYEYGFGYQRTPDNEEGMAAFEATVARRTAQWEAMKLPSAEIERLADLVTGFRTQRLPLDRDGESQTLDARVASKKLLGGFEQADLGGLSFWTQPNSWHHFMSDHIVSFSVIPLSAGKTLVRTKWLVHKDAREGIDYDVNNLTAVWRATNDQDRALVEYSQRGATSSAYEPGPYSPFTEGLVEKFCEWYIGRMADYSNAPQTTDAGDAAPVAHGEKVVSFMR; from the coding sequence ATGAAAGTTTCCGCAGACGTTCGCGCAATGATCGAACGCCGCAAAAAGAGCTACACGCTGGAAGCGCCGTTCTACACGAGCGAGGACATTTTCGCGCTCGACATGGACGCGATCTTCCGGCAACACTGGATTCAGGTTGCCGTCGAACCTGACGTGCCGGAGGCCGGCGACTACATCACGGTGGAAATCGGTCACGATTCGATTTTGATCGTGCGCGACGACGACATGCAGGTGAGGGCGTTCCATAACGTCTGCCGCCATCGCGGTTCGCGGCTGTGCAATACGGAAAAGGGCTCGCTCGGCAATATTGTCTGCCCGTATCACAGTTGGACCTACAACCTGAACGGCGAACTGATGTTCGCCGAACACATGGGCGACCAGTTCGACCGCTGCAAACATAGCCTGAAGACCGTCCACGTCGAGAATCTCGCAGGCTTGATCTTCATCTGTCTCGCGGACAATCCGCCCGCCGACTTCGCTGTGATGCGCGCCGCAATGGAGCCGTATCTGCTGCCGCACGATCTGGCGGGCTGCAAGGTCGCGGCTTCGATCGACATCATCGAGGAAGGCAACTGGAAGCTCACGATGGAGAACAATCGCGAGTGCTATCACTGCGTCGCGAACCATCCTGAGCTGACGATTTCCCTCTATGAATACGGCTTCGGCTATCAACGCACGCCGGACAACGAAGAAGGCATGGCTGCGTTCGAAGCGACCGTTGCGCGCCGTACCGCGCAATGGGAGGCGATGAAGCTGCCGTCCGCGGAGATCGAACGGCTTGCCGATCTCGTCACCGGTTTCCGCACGCAACGCTTGCCGCTCGATCGGGACGGCGAATCGCAGACGCTGGACGCGCGCGTCGCGTCGAAGAAACTGCTCGGCGGCTTCGAACAGGCTGATCTCGGCGGCTTGTCGTTCTGGACGCAGCCGAATTCGTGGCATCACTTCATGAGCGACCACATCGTGAGTTTCTCGGTGATTCCGCTCTCCGCGGGTAAAACGCTGGTGCGCACCAAGTGGCTCGTGCACAAGGACGCGCGCGAAGGCATCGATTACGACGTGAACAACCTCACGGCCGTGTGGCGCGCGACGAACGACCAGGACCGCGCGCTTGTCGAGTATTCGCAACGCGGCGCGACGAGCAGCGCCTATGAGCCGGGTCCGTATTCGCCGTTCACCGAAGGGCTCGTCGAGAAGTTCTGCGAGTGGTACATCGGTCGCATGGCGGATTACAGCAATGCGCCCCAAACAACAGATGCCGGCGATGCTGCGCCGGTTGCGCACGGCGAAAAAGTCGTGTCCTTCATGCGCTGA
- a CDS encoding electron transfer flavoprotein subunit beta/FixA family protein produces MKIAVLVSVGRHPVSGTARYSRNDAAALTMALSLAKVHGATLDVLHAGDPANPALQEYLALGARCVEVLAVRDVPSAPELQGDAVAPLVARLQGYDLVLTGTRAEGAFDSGMLPYRIASALDIALVGAAVDLTIRDGSAEVRQFMPKGLRRRIEVKLPALVAVHPMANAAPSYAYARLREGTIRPVATQASGNPDDLAWTTRPATAKPVRLAAAEKRSGHARMLSATTTESRGGSVVIEGSSVEKAQVILAYLREHQLVDY; encoded by the coding sequence ATGAAGATCGCCGTACTGGTTTCCGTGGGTCGTCATCCGGTCAGCGGCACCGCGCGCTATAGCCGCAATGATGCCGCCGCGCTGACAATGGCGCTCTCGCTCGCAAAAGTGCACGGCGCGACGCTCGATGTGTTGCATGCGGGCGATCCGGCGAATCCGGCGCTGCAGGAGTATCTCGCGCTCGGCGCGCGGTGTGTCGAAGTGCTCGCCGTGCGCGATGTGCCTTCAGCGCCTGAGTTGCAGGGCGATGCGGTAGCACCGCTCGTCGCGCGTTTGCAAGGCTACGACCTCGTGCTGACCGGCACCCGTGCGGAGGGCGCGTTCGATAGCGGCATGCTGCCTTATCGGATCGCTAGCGCGCTCGACATTGCGCTTGTCGGCGCCGCGGTCGATCTGACGATCCGCGACGGCAGCGCGGAAGTCCGGCAATTCATGCCGAAGGGCTTGCGCCGGCGCATCGAGGTCAAGCTACCCGCGCTGGTCGCCGTGCATCCGATGGCTAACGCCGCGCCCAGCTACGCGTACGCACGGCTGCGCGAAGGCACGATCCGCCCGGTCGCGACGCAAGCCAGCGGCAACCCCGACGACCTCGCCTGGACGACTCGCCCCGCGACCGCCAAACCAGTGCGCCTCGCCGCCGCCGAAAAGCGTTCCGGGCACGCCCGCATGCTGTCGGCGACAACGACCGAAAGCCGCGGCGGCAGCGTCGTAATTGAAGGGAGTTCCGTCGAAAAAGCACAAGTGATTCTCGCGTATTTGCGCGAGCATCAACTCGTGGATTACTGA
- a CDS encoding electron transfer flavoprotein subunit alpha/FixB family protein has protein sequence MNNLKRIDPRRPFTITADGLKRITLGVVGEAGSMEFSMAGAAHRAQAKPRRTTAAPQRVLLVAAHADRGALDDHARQTLAAAALIADAQTEVVLLVFGEFSDDAAALGADKLIELPMFDRRMFAPLDELNALAACVAAYAPAHIFMPDNATGDGDLGRRYAAAANASIATHVVEIDAAHVATYIQTNTAFAVRALPEVVLLAPNAVDPKLPFVGAGERVVWRFDGEPVASKGAVRDLGIEEINAAQLALEEADFIVSAGNGVSDVAAFERLAATLSAAIGASRVAVDDGKFTRDKQIGATGKTVEASVYIAFGISGAVQHLQGIKDCRHVIAVNLDASAPIAKRANLTVIADAQETIVALNDAAAAARSARGTGAALLNSTAVAEGAIA, from the coding sequence ATGAATAACCTCAAACGAATCGATCCGCGCCGGCCGTTCACGATCACGGCGGATGGGCTCAAGCGCATTACGCTTGGCGTGGTGGGCGAAGCTGGCTCGATGGAATTTTCGATGGCTGGCGCTGCGCATCGTGCCCAGGCCAAGCCGCGCCGCACGACGGCCGCGCCACAACGTGTGCTATTGGTTGCCGCGCACGCGGACCGCGGCGCGCTGGATGACCACGCGCGCCAGACTTTAGCCGCCGCCGCGCTGATCGCGGATGCGCAAACCGAGGTCGTGCTGCTCGTATTCGGCGAATTCAGCGACGATGCCGCCGCGCTCGGCGCCGACAAGCTGATCGAGCTGCCGATGTTCGACCGTCGTATGTTCGCGCCTCTAGACGAACTCAATGCGTTGGCCGCTTGCGTGGCCGCGTATGCGCCTGCGCACATCTTCATGCCCGACAACGCAACCGGCGACGGCGATCTTGGCCGCCGTTACGCCGCTGCGGCGAACGCGAGCATCGCGACGCATGTCGTCGAGATCGATGCGGCGCACGTCGCGACGTATATCCAGACCAATACGGCGTTCGCCGTGCGCGCGCTGCCGGAGGTCGTTCTGCTCGCGCCGAATGCTGTCGATCCGAAATTGCCGTTTGTCGGTGCGGGTGAGCGGGTCGTGTGGCGCTTCGATGGTGAGCCTGTCGCGTCCAAAGGCGCCGTGCGCGACCTCGGCATCGAGGAAATCAATGCCGCCCAGCTTGCGCTGGAAGAGGCGGATTTCATCGTATCGGCGGGTAACGGCGTGAGCGACGTCGCCGCGTTCGAGCGTCTGGCGGCCACCTTGAGTGCCGCGATCGGCGCGAGCCGCGTCGCCGTGGACGATGGCAAATTCACCCGCGACAAGCAGATCGGCGCGACCGGCAAGACCGTCGAAGCCAGCGTCTATATCGCATTCGGCATTTCAGGCGCGGTCCAGCATTTGCAAGGCATCAAGGATTGCCGGCACGTGATCGCCGTGAACCTCGACGCCAGTGCGCCGATCGCCAAACGCGCCAATCTGACCGTCATCGCGGATGCGCAGGAAACCATCGTGGCGCTGAACGACGCCGCGGCGGCCGCGCGCAGTGCACGCGGAACCGGCGCCGCGTTATTGAATTCCACGGCTGTCGCGGAAGGAGCCATCGCATGA